One part of the Desulfonema ishimotonii genome encodes these proteins:
- a CDS encoding cyclase family protein, translated as MIHQNIYDISVALGSQSIDYPGDPPFSARRRCLVSGGDMFDLSALEMSAHSGTHIDVPAHFIPGGRTIDQYTPGEFILPAQVIAIQNPDAVTPAELEPLDIRNGDALLFKTENSESGRSVSGVWSEQYVCISPEAAMMCVRKGVSLVGIDYISVDKAGDETYPVHQSLLGNGVLILEGIHLRDVPPGRYTLYCLPLRIPGGEASPVRAILVR; from the coding sequence ATGATACACCAGAACATATACGATATCAGTGTCGCGCTGGGCAGCCAATCCATCGATTACCCGGGCGATCCCCCGTTTTCGGCACGGCGGCGCTGTTTGGTTTCCGGCGGCGACATGTTTGACCTGTCAGCCCTGGAGATGAGCGCCCATTCGGGCACCCACATTGACGTACCGGCCCATTTTATCCCCGGTGGCAGAACCATAGATCAGTATACACCCGGCGAGTTCATTCTGCCTGCACAGGTCATCGCAATTCAGAACCCGGATGCGGTCACACCCGCTGAACTCGAACCCCTTGATATCCGCAACGGCGATGCGCTCCTGTTTAAGACGGAAAACTCCGAAAGTGGCCGCTCTGTTTCCGGGGTCTGGTCAGAACAATACGTCTGCATCTCCCCGGAAGCGGCGATGATGTGCGTCCGAAAAGGCGTTTCCCTGGTGGGAATCGACTATATCTCCGTTGATAAGGCCGGTGATGAAACATATCCGGTGCATCAGTCGCTTCTGGGAAACGGTGTGCTGATACTGGAAGGCATCCACCTCCGGGATGTCCCCCCGGGCCGGTACACCCTGTACTGCCTGCCGCTCAGAATTCCGGGAGGTGAGGCCTCGCCGGTCCGTGCCATCCTTGTGCGGTAA
- a CDS encoding sigma-54-dependent transcriptional regulator, translating to MPERTILIVDDEPDMLRLLRRSLAPDLGCRVEVAESGKAALRRISQEKFDLILADIKMPEMDGLALLELIKRSYPDLTVVMMTGHGSIETAVDAMKNGAYDFITKPFDHDALVVRLEKALERSSLIRENTRLKKERRSDNVFQKLVGKSAAMRRVFETIRMVANTDLTVLITGESGTGKDLTAQAVHAMSSRSQQPFIPVNCPTVPEHILESELFGYRKGAFTHATRNRIGLFQEAHRGSIFLDEIGDVSPAIQTKLLRVLQEKEIKPLGDTRIIKVDVRIIASTNQNLKEKIRNGEFREDFFYRLNVLPIELPPLRERREDIPLITSHLLKKHCKKLNRPLRQLSPELMEIFQAREWAGNIRELENVVVQGILFAKGEEIFPQDVGLDKKGPAPPCLIADISEGLLYKAAKEQLLRQFNETYIGRLLSQTDGNVTQAAKLCGLERQSLQQIMRRYHIRADDFRA from the coding sequence ATGCCGGAACGCACCATTCTGATTGTTGATGATGAGCCGGACATGCTCCGGCTGCTGCGCCGAAGCCTGGCACCGGACCTTGGCTGCCGGGTCGAGGTGGCCGAATCCGGCAAGGCGGCCCTGCGCCGCATTTCCCAGGAAAAGTTCGATCTGATTCTTGCGGATATCAAAATGCCGGAAATGGACGGCCTGGCGCTGCTGGAGCTGATCAAGCGGAGCTATCCCGATCTGACCGTCGTTATGATGACCGGTCACGGGTCCATTGAGACGGCTGTGGACGCCATGAAAAACGGGGCGTACGATTTTATCACCAAGCCCTTTGACCATGATGCGCTCGTTGTCCGGCTGGAAAAAGCGCTGGAGCGGAGCAGCCTGATCCGGGAAAACACCCGCCTGAAAAAGGAGAGGCGATCCGACAATGTGTTTCAGAAGCTTGTGGGGAAAAGCGCTGCCATGCGACGGGTCTTTGAGACCATCCGCATGGTGGCCAATACGGATCTGACCGTCCTGATTACCGGTGAATCGGGTACGGGCAAGGATCTGACCGCACAGGCGGTTCATGCCATGAGCAGCCGGAGTCAGCAGCCGTTCATCCCGGTCAACTGCCCCACCGTGCCGGAACACATCCTGGAAAGCGAGCTGTTCGGCTACAGAAAAGGCGCGTTCACCCATGCGACCCGGAACCGGATCGGCCTGTTTCAGGAGGCCCACAGGGGGAGTATTTTCCTGGATGAAATCGGGGATGTCAGCCCCGCCATTCAGACCAAGCTGCTCCGGGTATTGCAGGAAAAAGAGATCAAACCCCTGGGGGACACCCGCATCATAAAAGTGGATGTGCGCATCATCGCCTCCACCAATCAGAATCTGAAAGAGAAGATCCGCAACGGCGAGTTCCGGGAGGATTTTTTTTACCGGCTGAACGTGCTGCCCATCGAACTGCCGCCCCTGCGTGAGCGGCGGGAGGATATTCCCCTGATTACCAGCCATCTGCTGAAGAAGCATTGTAAAAAACTGAACAGGCCGCTCCGGCAGCTTTCGCCGGAACTCATGGAGATATTTCAGGCGCGGGAATGGGCGGGCAACATCCGCGAACTGGAGAATGTGGTGGTGCAGGGCATTCTCTTTGCCAAGGGTGAGGAGATTTTTCCGCAGGATGTGGGGCTGGACAAAAAAGGCCCCGCCCCGCCCTGCCTGATCGCGGATATTTCTGAGGGGCTTTTGTATAAGGCAGCCAAAGAGCAGCTTCTCAGGCAGTTCAATGAAACGTATATCGGCAGGCTTCTGTCACAGACCGACGGCAATGTCACTCAGGCTGCAAAGCTGTGCGGCCTGGAGCGCCAGTCGCTCCAGCAGATCATGCGGCGGTATCATATCCGGGCCGATGATTTCCGCGCCTGA
- a CDS encoding sensor histidine kinase gives MTISALPIWLVDMAGSVLMIVFSFSCLRHIRELNRRDPGNLIWTYLLWVCYLLAGFAISRSAGHILKQILLVSGHNGAWEAIRPYSGSINTFMLIIVASITLFFGRAWKIYREIVRDKIALQTTHREMLNLNETLERRVRERTEALARSEKQIAQADKLASIGQLSSGIAHEINNPLGVILGYTQLLLRDETPGSQKHDDLKTIEKHVKSCKTIVEDLLHFARSSKPRKEDIDIHKVIDDVLNFIRHRAKSDRLHIEKDYGSNIPPMFMDEKKINQVLINLMMNARHATGNEGTIRITTRSDPSVSRVFISIRDTGYGIEEKNLSRIFDPFFTTKPTGEGTGLGLAVSYGIIKNHGGDIRAESTPGNGAVFTIILPVSARNERNV, from the coding sequence ATGACGATCTCCGCGCTGCCCATCTGGCTGGTAGACATGGCGGGGTCGGTCCTGATGATCGTCTTTTCATTTTCATGTCTGAGGCATATCCGGGAGCTGAACCGGCGCGATCCCGGCAACCTGATCTGGACCTATCTTCTGTGGGTCTGCTACCTGCTGGCCGGTTTTGCGATTTCCCGGTCAGCCGGGCATATTCTCAAGCAGATTCTCCTGGTCAGCGGCCATAACGGGGCCTGGGAAGCCATCCGGCCTTACAGCGGCAGCATCAACACCTTCATGCTCATTATCGTGGCGTCCATTACCCTCTTTTTCGGTCGGGCATGGAAAATATACCGGGAGATTGTCAGGGACAAGATCGCCCTTCAGACAACCCACAGGGAAATGCTGAACCTGAACGAAACCCTTGAACGGCGTGTCAGAGAGCGGACCGAGGCCCTTGCACGGTCCGAAAAGCAGATTGCCCAGGCCGACAAACTGGCCTCCATCGGCCAGCTTTCGTCGGGCATCGCCCACGAAATCAACAACCCGCTGGGGGTTATTCTGGGGTATACCCAGTTGCTGCTGCGGGATGAAACGCCCGGCTCCCAGAAGCATGACGACCTGAAAACCATTGAAAAACACGTCAAAAGCTGTAAGACTATTGTCGAGGATCTGCTCCATTTTGCCCGGAGTTCAAAGCCCAGAAAGGAAGACATCGACATCCACAAGGTGATTGATGACGTGCTGAACTTCATCCGTCACCGCGCCAAATCGGACCGCCTGCACATTGAAAAAGACTACGGAAGTAACATTCCGCCGATGTTCATGGATGAAAAAAAAATCAACCAGGTGCTGATCAACCTGATGATGAACGCCCGGCACGCCACGGGCAATGAGGGGACGATCCGCATCACGACCCGCTCTGACCCGTCCGTCAGCCGCGTCTTTATCAGCATCCGGGACACCGGTTACGGCATTGAGGAAAAAAACCTGTCCCGCATCTTTGACCCTTTTTTCACCACGAAACCGACGGGGGAGGGGACCGGGCTGGGGCTGGCGGTCAGTTACGGAATTATCAAAAATCACGGCGGGGATATCCGGGCGGAGAGTACCCCGGGAAACGGCGCTGTTTTTACCATTATCCTCCCGGTTTCAGCCCGGAACGAAAGGAATGTCTGA
- a CDS encoding sulfite exporter TauE/SafE family protein, translated as MSRKFGALVVIFCMSLFLISPLVVAGTAHADQLADAIASAPKGTDPGQINDSAAPGFLGIPGAPSPNMIAGFLWAIWVGWIFSTVGAFGGIMSGVGHITVFGLADYGKTFKQTSPALNKMITDSIRVSNQWMVGLSAAVGSVNYYRMGRLVLPLGIALAIGSVSGSFLVPIITAGKISLKAYLGYFGLIVFVIGSFLFYETTPKGQAGKKEAKAAAKAFEDANISKCSTLSPEECGVQVQEWTFSRVRFSFYGVEFSFKPIIPVIGGFFIAGMASFLGIGGGFLFVPFLTSVAGLPMFLVAGTSSLTVFVGMVISVFTYMVIKGIPVFWPLVGVELVGIFVGSMIGPRTSKYIPEIWLKRLFVVLALYVGLRYTSKGFLGYSIVPPF; from the coding sequence ATGAGCAGAAAATTTGGAGCACTTGTTGTTATCTTTTGCATGTCGTTATTTTTGATCTCGCCCCTGGTTGTGGCCGGGACAGCCCATGCCGATCAACTGGCGGATGCGATTGCATCGGCCCCCAAAGGCACGGACCCCGGCCAGATAAATGATAGTGCGGCCCCCGGATTCCTCGGTATTCCGGGAGCACCCTCGCCCAATATGATCGCCGGTTTTCTATGGGCCATATGGGTGGGATGGATTTTTTCCACGGTCGGCGCGTTCGGCGGGATCATGTCCGGCGTGGGCCATATCACGGTCTTCGGTCTGGCTGACTACGGCAAGACATTTAAACAGACCTCCCCGGCACTCAACAAGATGATCACCGACAGCATCCGCGTCTCCAACCAGTGGATGGTCGGACTGAGCGCGGCCGTCGGCAGCGTTAACTATTACCGGATGGGCCGACTGGTGCTGCCCCTCGGCATTGCACTGGCCATCGGATCGGTATCCGGCAGCTTCCTGGTCCCCATCATTACGGCAGGCAAGATCTCCCTGAAAGCCTATCTCGGCTACTTCGGCCTGATCGTATTCGTCATTGGCAGCTTTCTCTTCTACGAAACCACACCCAAAGGGCAGGCGGGGAAAAAAGAGGCAAAGGCCGCGGCAAAGGCCTTTGAAGATGCCAATATCAGCAAATGTTCCACCCTTTCCCCTGAAGAATGCGGCGTACAGGTTCAGGAATGGACCTTCAGCCGGGTCCGCTTCTCATTTTACGGCGTCGAATTCAGCTTCAAACCGATTATTCCGGTCATCGGCGGGTTCTTCATTGCAGGCATGGCCTCCTTTCTGGGAATCGGCGGCGGCTTTCTGTTCGTGCCCTTCCTGACCAGTGTCGCCGGTCTGCCCATGTTTCTGGTGGCAGGCACCTCATCTCTGACAGTCTTCGTCGGCATGGTCATCAGTGTTTTCACCTATATGGTCATCAAGGGAATTCCGGTTTTCTGGCCCCTGGTGGGCGTGGAACTGGTCGGCATCTTCGTCGGATCCATGATCGGTCCCAGAACATCGAAATACATCCCGGAAATCTGGCTGAAACGGCTTTTCGTGGTACTGGCCCTCTATGTGGGACTTCGCTACACCAGCAAGGGCTTCCTGGGCTACAGCATCGTTCCGCCGTTTTAA
- a CDS encoding 4Fe-4S dicluster domain-containing protein — MSDYYLFQDSEKCIGCHSCEVACKVNKNLTQGPRPCRVIGVGPRSVGGVPRTAYVFMSCFHCENPWCVAACPTGAMQKREKDGIVFVDPDLCVGCKACIASCPWSAPQWNPETGKVVKCDYCMDRIDQGLKPACVTVCTTQCLHFGKPDEMPNIRQERHARKVAVLGNIGVTIPGGEADVEKEILRLNGQNGEGSCEQNMAEDSQPYFPFVEQEKEQGGNGKKNLS; from the coding sequence ATGAGTGATTATTATCTGTTTCAGGACTCAGAGAAGTGCATTGGCTGTCATTCCTGTGAAGTTGCCTGTAAAGTGAACAAAAACCTGACTCAGGGACCGAGGCCGTGCCGGGTGATCGGCGTCGGCCCCAGATCCGTCGGTGGTGTGCCCAGGACGGCCTATGTGTTTATGTCCTGTTTTCACTGTGAAAACCCCTGGTGCGTGGCGGCCTGCCCCACAGGTGCCATGCAGAAACGTGAAAAGGACGGCATTGTGTTTGTGGACCCCGATCTGTGCGTCGGGTGTAAAGCCTGCATCGCCTCATGCCCCTGGAGCGCGCCGCAGTGGAATCCGGAAACCGGCAAGGTCGTCAAATGCGACTATTGCATGGATCGCATAGACCAGGGGCTGAAGCCCGCCTGTGTCACCGTCTGCACCACCCAGTGTCTCCACTTCGGAAAGCCTGATGAGATGCCCAATATCCGGCAGGAACGACATGCCCGGAAGGTCGCAGTTTTGGGAAATATCGGTGTCACAATTCCCGGAGGGGAGGCTGACGTTGAAAAAGAGATACTACGGCTTAACGGGCAGAACGGGGAAGGAAGCTGCGAACAAAATATGGCCGAAGATTCGCAGCCGTATTTTCCGTTCGTCGAGCAGGAGAA